One genomic region from Pigmentibacter ruber encodes:
- a CDS encoding ATP-binding cassette domain-containing protein yields the protein MSYLSWQQLVVGYPNKKPLTNPFSGEITTPGIFAIIGQNGCGKSTLLKTWLGLIKPISGTVLLNDAPIPTEHNISQGIAYVPQFHTVNRYFHISVYDFIKQGKGPNFTFKDQDISEINSLLNEWQLDGYGARSFHELSGGQKTRAMIIRAVLSKPKMLFLDEPLASLDSCCQQQLIETLETLTQEHKVCVFIVDHHLENFNQYITKKIKFTRKHDQEISSIIM from the coding sequence ATGAGTTACTTAAGTTGGCAGCAATTGGTTGTAGGATACCCCAACAAAAAACCTTTAACGAATCCCTTTTCAGGTGAAATTACAACACCAGGGATATTTGCTATTATTGGGCAAAATGGTTGTGGAAAATCTACCTTGCTAAAAACGTGGCTTGGCCTGATTAAACCTATCAGTGGTACAGTCCTACTAAACGATGCTCCTATTCCAACAGAACACAATATCTCTCAAGGTATAGCTTACGTCCCTCAATTTCATACGGTAAATCGGTATTTCCATATCAGTGTTTACGATTTTATAAAACAAGGAAAAGGACCTAACTTCACTTTTAAAGATCAAGATATTTCTGAAATTAATTCTTTATTAAATGAATGGCAACTTGACGGTTATGGTGCGCGAAGTTTTCATGAATTAAGCGGAGGACAAAAAACTCGTGCAATGATTATTCGTGCAGTTCTTTCAAAACCCAAAATGCTATTTTTAGATGAACCACTAGCTAGTTTAGATTCCTGTTGCCAACAACAACTTATTGAGACTCTGGAAACCTTAACTCAAGAACATAAAGTTTGCGTTTTTATTGTTGACCACCATCTTGAAAATTTCAATCAATATATCACAAAAAAAATAAAATTTACGCGAAAGCATGACCAAGAAATTTCTTCAATAATTATGTAA
- a CDS encoding metal ABC transporter permease, with amino-acid sequence MLQEFLSFFQIFNFEFAQIAFIAIILITIMCGTLSPVVVLKQRAYLGDTLSHLVFPGVIIGIVLAKITLLPFWGCILIGSIATALIGTFLSEWILKTLKIPPDASAVICLTSFFAMGVIAISNAKDTRIDPESILFGDVLTLTWLDVFVLAITLGFVLISIIILRKHWDAWLSDPEFAEIAGFKVKLLEKLFPVLMTAAILSGLFAVGGLMISSLLTLPTIIYQPKSVFSPIVVLLSFIGGILGFLLAFSFNWPVGPSIVLLGFFSIIVKTLSVQIREK; translated from the coding sequence ATGCTCCAAGAATTTCTCTCTTTTTTTCAAATTTTTAATTTTGAGTTTGCGCAAATAGCGTTCATTGCAATAATTTTAATAACAATTATGTGTGGAACGTTAAGTCCAGTTGTTGTGTTAAAGCAAAGAGCTTACTTAGGAGATACACTTTCACACTTGGTTTTCCCCGGAGTTATAATTGGAATTGTCCTTGCAAAAATTACACTTCTACCTTTTTGGGGATGTATATTAATAGGATCCATCGCTACAGCTTTAATAGGGACCTTTTTATCTGAATGGATTTTAAAAACGTTAAAAATACCACCTGATGCTTCTGCAGTTATTTGTTTAACTTCTTTTTTTGCAATGGGGGTTATTGCAATTTCTAATGCAAAAGATACCAGAATCGATCCTGAAAGTATTTTATTTGGAGATGTACTTACCCTTACTTGGCTTGATGTATTCGTATTAGCTATTACTTTAGGGTTCGTATTAATTTCTATAATAATATTAAGAAAACATTGGGACGCTTGGCTTTCAGACCCTGAGTTTGCTGAAATTGCAGGTTTCAAAGTAAAACTTCTGGAAAAATTATTTCCCGTTCTAATGACAGCAGCCATATTATCTGGATTATTTGCTGTCGGTGGATTAATGATTTCTTCACTTCTAACACTACCTACAATTATTTATCAACCTAAGAGTGTCTTTTCTCCAATTGTTGTTCTATTAAGCTTTATTGGAGGGATACTGGGCTTTTTACTTGCTTTCAGCTTTAATTGGCCTGTTGGTCCAAGCATTGTATTACTTGGATTTTTCTCAATTATTGTCAAAACGCTATCTGTACAGATACGGGAAAAATAA